The following proteins come from a genomic window of Streptomyces sp. NBC_01716:
- a CDS encoding ATP-dependent helicase, producing MSSFSSTGRIPHRRVRQRTSAAYRLVRTPPVPVDPPVLDAAQRPVVDHDRGPLLVLAGPGTGKTTTLVESVAARVARGVDPERMLVLTFSRKAAVELRDRTAVRLGGARGPQATTFHSFCYALIRAHQEADLFTEPLRLLSGPEQDVAVRELLTGQLDLEREGRAHIRWPDELRACLTTRGFADEVRAVLARSRELGLGPDSLDVFARRGGRPDWTAAASFLAEYLDVLDMRGVLDYAELVHRAVLLAERPEVAGRLAEQYDAVFVDEYQDTDPAQVRLLRALAGNGRTLVAFGDPDQSIYAFRGADVNGILDFPDAFPRADGSPAPVRVLTTSRRSGAGLLAATRLLTRRMPLNRLPAGKVRAHREPAAVREGGRVETYTYPTASTELENVADILRRAHLEEGVPWREMAVLVRAGGRTIPSVRRALTSAGVPLEIDGDDVPLRHEPAVAPLLTALRAVATAAIRPAYGEIGTETGAEPAVGTEEERAGTETDTDTDTRAGAGAGTAVEGDWLDAETALALLTSPLGGMDAADLRRLGRALRDEERAAGNRVPPPSDTLLARALAEPQRLVTHDPAHARGAQRLGALLSKARDLLAGGGTAEEALWELWDGTPWPGRLERSAQRGGAAGRNADRDLDAVCALFDAAARAEERTGGRGALNFLEEIDAQDIAADTLSGRAVRPDAVRLMTAHRSKGLEWRLVVVAGVQEGLWPDLRRRGSLLEADRIGRDGLAEPLTPGALLTEERRLFYVAATRARERLVVTAVKAPADDGDQPSRFLTELGVEPRDVTGRPRRPLAVAALVAELRATTVDPHATPALRDAAARRLARLAALSDEEGQPLVPAAHPHRWWGLYEPTHSAVPLRDRDQPVALSGSALDQLANTCSLQWFLGREVKADELSTAAQGFGNVVHVLADEVASGRTPADLAVLMERLDSVWDALAFDAPWKSQQEKKHARVALERFLRWHVMDRAGRTPAATEHAFDVTLEAGAYEVRIRGSMDRVERDAQGRAYVVDFKTGKAAPTKEEVAHHPQLAVYQLAVGEGAVDDVFDGHRPEPGGAELVQLRQAAARKEGGEALPKIQAQEPLAGEWVGDLLATAAGRVLDERFTPSTGRHCEHCSFRASCSARPEGQQIVE from the coding sequence GTGAGCTCCTTCTCTTCCACCGGGCGTATCCCGCACCGTCGGGTACGGCAGCGGACCTCCGCCGCGTACCGACTGGTGCGTACACCGCCGGTCCCGGTGGATCCTCCTGTGCTGGACGCAGCACAGCGCCCTGTGGTTGACCACGATCGTGGACCGCTGCTCGTTCTCGCAGGTCCGGGCACGGGGAAGACGACCACGCTCGTCGAGAGCGTCGCCGCGCGGGTCGCGCGGGGCGTCGATCCGGAACGGATGCTCGTCCTCACCTTCAGCCGCAAGGCGGCGGTCGAACTACGCGACCGTACGGCGGTCAGGCTCGGCGGTGCGCGGGGGCCGCAAGCGACCACGTTCCACTCATTCTGTTACGCGCTGATCCGCGCCCACCAGGAGGCCGACCTCTTCACCGAACCGCTACGACTGCTCTCGGGACCCGAGCAGGACGTCGCCGTACGGGAACTGCTCACCGGCCAGCTCGATCTGGAACGCGAGGGGCGGGCGCACATCCGCTGGCCCGACGAACTGCGGGCCTGCCTCACTACGCGCGGCTTCGCCGACGAGGTGCGCGCGGTGCTCGCCCGCAGCCGTGAGCTGGGGCTCGGCCCGGACTCCCTGGACGTCTTCGCGCGGCGCGGGGGCCGCCCCGACTGGACGGCCGCCGCCTCCTTCCTCGCCGAGTACCTCGACGTCCTGGACATGCGGGGGGTGCTCGACTACGCCGAACTGGTCCACCGGGCCGTACTGCTCGCGGAGCGGCCCGAGGTCGCCGGGCGGCTGGCCGAGCAGTACGACGCGGTGTTCGTCGACGAGTACCAGGACACCGACCCGGCGCAGGTCAGACTGCTCAGGGCGCTCGCCGGGAACGGCCGCACGCTCGTCGCGTTCGGCGACCCGGACCAGTCGATCTACGCGTTCCGGGGCGCCGACGTGAACGGCATCCTCGACTTCCCGGACGCCTTCCCGCGCGCCGACGGCAGCCCGGCCCCGGTGCGGGTCCTGACGACCTCCCGGCGCTCGGGCGCGGGGCTGCTGGCCGCGACCCGGCTGCTGACCCGCCGGATGCCGCTGAACAGGCTGCCGGCCGGGAAGGTACGGGCACACCGCGAGCCGGCGGCGGTCCGCGAGGGCGGCCGGGTCGAGACGTACACCTATCCGACGGCCTCCACCGAGCTGGAGAACGTCGCGGACATCCTGCGCCGCGCGCATCTTGAAGAGGGCGTGCCATGGCGCGAGATGGCGGTGCTGGTACGGGCCGGTGGCCGGACCATCCCCTCCGTACGGAGGGCCCTGACCTCGGCCGGCGTACCCCTGGAGATCGACGGCGACGATGTGCCGCTGCGTCACGAACCGGCGGTGGCCCCGCTGCTGACGGCGCTGCGCGCGGTCGCGACGGCGGCGATCCGGCCGGCGTACGGAGAGATCGGGACGGAGACCGGCGCGGAGCCGGCCGTCGGGACCGAGGAGGAGCGCGCCGGCACCGAGACCGACACCGACACCGACACCAGGGCGGGGGCCGGGGCCGGGACTGCGGTCGAGGGCGACTGGCTCGACGCCGAGACCGCGCTCGCGCTGCTCACCTCGCCCCTCGGCGGCATGGACGCCGCCGACCTCCGCCGTCTCGGCCGGGCCCTGCGCGACGAGGAACGGGCCGCCGGCAACCGCGTACCGCCCCCCTCCGACACCCTCCTGGCCCGCGCCCTCGCCGAACCGCAGCGGCTCGTCACGCACGACCCCGCCCACGCGCGCGGCGCCCAGCGCCTCGGCGCGCTGCTCTCCAAGGCCCGTGATCTGCTGGCGGGCGGCGGCACGGCCGAGGAGGCGCTGTGGGAGCTGTGGGACGGCACCCCCTGGCCCGGCAGGCTTGAGCGGTCGGCCCAGCGCGGCGGGGCCGCCGGCCGTAACGCCGACCGGGACCTCGACGCCGTATGCGCCCTGTTCGACGCCGCCGCACGGGCCGAGGAGCGCACCGGCGGGCGCGGCGCCCTCAACTTCCTTGAGGAGATCGACGCGCAGGACATCGCCGCCGACACGCTCAGCGGCCGAGCCGTACGACCGGACGCCGTCCGTCTCATGACCGCGCACCGTTCCAAGGGGCTGGAGTGGCGGCTCGTCGTCGTAGCCGGAGTGCAGGAGGGACTGTGGCCCGACCTCCGGCGGCGCGGCTCTCTTCTGGAGGCGGACAGAATCGGCCGCGACGGGCTGGCCGAGCCCCTCACTCCCGGCGCCCTCCTTACAGAGGAGCGACGCCTCTTCTACGTGGCGGCGACCCGCGCCCGCGAACGGCTCGTCGTCACGGCGGTCAAGGCGCCCGCCGACGACGGCGACCAGCCGTCGCGCTTCCTCACCGAACTGGGCGTCGAGCCCAGGGACGTCACCGGCCGCCCCCGCCGTCCCCTCGCCGTCGCCGCGCTCGTGGCCGAGCTGCGCGCCACGACCGTCGACCCTCACGCGACGCCCGCACTGCGCGACGCGGCGGCCCGCCGGCTCGCCCGGCTCGCCGCGCTCAGCGACGAGGAGGGCCAGCCGCTCGTGCCGGCCGCCCATCCGCACCGCTGGTGGGGCCTGTACGAGCCGACGCACAGCGCCGTCCCCCTGCGCGACCGGGACCAGCCCGTCGCGCTCTCCGGCAGCGCGCTGGACCAGCTCGCCAACACCTGTTCGCTCCAGTGGTTCCTGGGCCGCGAGGTCAAGGCGGACGAACTGTCCACCGCGGCCCAGGGCTTCGGCAACGTCGTCCACGTCCTGGCCGACGAGGTGGCCTCCGGCCGTACTCCCGCCGACCTCGCCGTCCTCATGGAGCGCCTCGACTCCGTCTGGGACGCGCTCGCCTTCGACGCACCCTGGAAGTCCCAGCAGGAGAAGAAGCACGCGCGCGTGGCGCTGGAGCGTTTCCTGCGCTGGCATGTGATGGACCGCGCCGGGCGCACACCCGCGGCCACCGAGCACGCCTTCGACGTCACCCTTGAGGCGGGCGCGTACGAGGTACGGATCCGGGGCTCCATGGACCGTGTGGAGCGGGACGCCCAAGGGCGCGCCTACGTCGTCGACTTCAAGACCGGCAAAGCGGCTCCTACCAAGGAGGAGGTCGCGCACCACCCCCAGCTCGCGGTGTACCAGCTCGCGGTGGGGGAGGGCGCGGTGGACGACGTCTTCGACGGACACCGGCCGGAGCCGGGCGGCGCCGAACTCGTACAACTGCGGCAGGCGGCGGCCAGGAAGGAGGGCGGTGAGGCGCTGCCCAAGATCCAGGCGCAGGAGCCGCTCGCGGGGGAGTGGGTCGGCGATCTGCTCGCCACGGCGGCCGGGCGCGTACTGGACGAGCGCTTCACACCGAGCACCGGCCGGCACTGCGAGCACTGCTCCTTCCGCGCGTCGTGCAGCGCGCGGCCGGAGGGGCAGCAGATCGTGGAGTGA
- a CDS encoding MGMT family protein, giving the protein MRSDEPDKPGEPDEVPGELPEYAERVLDVADLIPPGRVMAYGDVAEWLGEGGPRQVGRAMALYGGAVPWWRVVRSDGVLLAGHELRALAHYREEGTPLREASRAAEGHLPRLDMKRARWDGRPPETDPDTGDAAHI; this is encoded by the coding sequence ATGAGGAGCGACGAGCCCGACAAGCCGGGCGAACCCGACGAGGTCCCCGGAGAGCTGCCCGAGTACGCGGAGCGGGTGCTCGACGTCGCCGACCTGATCCCGCCGGGCCGGGTGATGGCGTACGGCGACGTCGCCGAGTGGCTGGGCGAGGGCGGTCCCCGGCAGGTCGGCCGCGCGATGGCGCTGTACGGCGGGGCCGTGCCCTGGTGGCGCGTGGTCCGCTCGGACGGTGTGCTGCTGGCCGGTCATGAGCTGCGGGCGCTGGCCCACTACCGCGAGGAGGGCACTCCACTGCGGGAGGCCTCGCGCGCCGCCGAAGGTCATCTGCCGCGCCTCGATATGAAACGGGCGCGATGGGACGGCCGGCCGCCGGAAACAGACCCTGATACGGGCGATGCTGCTCACATCTGA
- a CDS encoding lysylphosphatidylglycerol synthase domain-containing protein: MQPPTVAGTPDAEPRPEARPEQAPDSGTETKAGSHARNGSSGTSAGHDSGDGTNAGTGDGKGDDGKDVPPGSHADPLSGDEPLLAARVHRPSDLLRLLIGVLAIAVVIALSAFAHGTTSGLEQDISKGTGQAPDLLVKVAGLISSIAVLLVPVAFAIERLIKRDGLRIADGVLAAVLAHGVTLATDLWVARAAPGSIQDALTRAQPGEGLTDPVHGYLAPVIAYMTAVGMARRPRWRVVLWVVLLLDAFAMLVAGYTTPFSIILTVLIGWTVAYGTLYTVGSPNVRPTGQTLMAGLRHVGFRPVSAMRAEPDETGETAEQGERGRRYLVTLDEGPPLDVTVVDREQQAQGFFYRVWRQLTLRSITTRRSIPSLRQALEQEALLAYAAIAAGANAPKLIATSELGPDAVILVYEHMGGRSLDSLSDDEITDDLVRGAWEQVKALQSRRIAHRRLTGDALLVDEDGKVIVTDLRGGEIAAGDVVLRMDIAQLLTTVSLRIGAERAVATAVDVLGPDTVADCLPLLQPIALSRSTRTTLRRLARERSQRERDAVLRASEAARHARTTDMPEASTDAERKAARRSLRAEKQAEKKAMDDALDEVREEDLLSQIRGQVLLIRPQAPVEPVRLERIRPRTLVSIIAGAIAAYFLLSQLAGIDFGNVFGRTHWGWVAAAVLFSSLSYLAAAMSLLGFVPERVSFLKTVVAQVAGSFVKIVAPAAVGGVALNTRFLQRSGVRPGLAVASVGASQLFGLGAHILLLLAFGYLTGTEKTTSLTPSRTVIAGLLTVAVLVLVVTAIPFLRKFVVTRLRSLFAGVVPRMLDVLQRPMKLVTGIGGMLLLTGLFVMCLDASIRAFDDGNQQLSYASLAVVFLAGNALGSAAPTPGGVGAVEGALTIGLIATGVPKEVAAPAVLLYRMMTLWLPVLPGWICFNHLTRKGAL; encoded by the coding sequence GTGCAGCCTCCGACGGTGGCAGGCACCCCTGACGCCGAACCGCGCCCCGAGGCCCGCCCGGAACAGGCCCCCGACAGCGGTACGGAGACCAAGGCCGGCAGCCACGCCCGTAACGGAAGCTCCGGCACCAGCGCGGGCCACGACAGCGGCGACGGCACGAACGCCGGCACCGGCGACGGCAAGGGGGACGACGGGAAGGACGTCCCGCCCGGCAGCCACGCCGACCCGCTCTCCGGGGACGAACCGCTGCTCGCCGCCCGCGTGCACCGCCCTTCCGACCTGCTGCGCCTGCTCATCGGCGTCCTCGCCATCGCCGTCGTCATCGCCCTCTCCGCCTTCGCCCACGGCACCACGTCCGGTCTCGAACAGGACATCAGCAAGGGCACCGGCCAGGCCCCCGACCTGCTCGTCAAGGTCGCCGGGCTGATCTCCAGCATCGCCGTGCTGCTCGTCCCGGTCGCCTTCGCGATCGAACGGCTGATCAAACGCGACGGCCTGCGGATCGCGGACGGCGTACTCGCGGCCGTCCTCGCGCACGGCGTCACGCTCGCCACCGATCTCTGGGTGGCCCGCGCGGCGCCCGGATCCATCCAGGACGCGCTCACGCGCGCGCAGCCCGGCGAAGGGCTCACCGACCCGGTACACGGCTATCTCGCGCCCGTCATCGCCTATATGACCGCCGTGGGGATGGCCCGCAGACCCCGCTGGCGCGTCGTGCTGTGGGTGGTGCTGCTGCTCGACGCCTTCGCGATGCTGGTCGCGGGCTACACCACACCGTTCTCGATCATCCTCACCGTGCTGATCGGCTGGACCGTCGCGTACGGCACGCTCTACACGGTCGGCTCGCCCAACGTACGGCCCACGGGCCAGACGCTGATGGCGGGTCTTCGCCATGTGGGTTTCCGTCCCGTCAGCGCGATGCGCGCCGAGCCGGACGAGACCGGCGAGACGGCCGAGCAGGGGGAACGGGGCCGCCGCTATCTGGTGACCCTCGACGAGGGCCCACCACTGGACGTCACGGTCGTCGACCGCGAACAGCAGGCGCAGGGCTTCTTCTACCGGGTCTGGCGCCAGCTCACCCTGCGCTCCATCACCACCCGCCGCTCGATCCCCTCCCTGCGCCAGGCGCTGGAACAGGAAGCGCTCCTCGCGTACGCCGCCATCGCCGCCGGCGCCAACGCCCCCAAACTGATCGCCACCTCCGAACTCGGTCCCGACGCCGTCATCCTCGTGTACGAGCACATGGGCGGCCGTTCCCTGGACTCGCTGTCGGACGACGAGATCACCGACGACCTGGTCCGCGGCGCCTGGGAACAGGTCAAGGCGCTCCAGTCGCGCCGGATCGCCCACCGCAGGCTCACCGGCGACGCGCTGCTGGTCGACGAGGACGGCAAGGTGATCGTCACGGATCTGCGCGGCGGTGAGATCGCCGCGGGCGACGTGGTGCTGCGGATGGACATCGCGCAGCTCCTCACCACCGTCTCCCTGCGGATCGGCGCCGAACGCGCGGTGGCGACCGCGGTGGACGTCCTCGGTCCCGACACGGTCGCCGACTGTCTGCCGCTGCTCCAGCCGATCGCGCTCAGCCGGTCCACGCGCACGACACTGCGCCGGCTCGCCCGTGAGCGGTCCCAGCGCGAGCGCGACGCGGTACTGCGCGCGTCGGAGGCGGCCAGGCACGCCCGTACGACGGACATGCCGGAGGCGAGCACCGACGCCGAGCGCAAGGCCGCCCGGCGGTCGCTGCGCGCGGAGAAGCAGGCCGAGAAGAAGGCGATGGACGACGCGCTCGACGAGGTGCGCGAGGAGGATCTGCTCTCCCAGATCCGCGGACAGGTCCTGCTGATCAGACCGCAGGCACCGGTCGAGCCGGTCCGTCTGGAGCGCATCAGACCGCGCACGCTCGTCAGCATCATCGCCGGTGCGATCGCCGCGTACTTCCTGCTCTCGCAGCTCGCCGGCATCGACTTCGGCAATGTCTTCGGCCGCACGCACTGGGGCTGGGTGGCCGCCGCGGTCCTGTTCTCCAGCCTCAGCTATCTCGCCGCCGCGATGAGCCTGCTGGGCTTCGTACCGGAGCGCGTGAGCTTCCTTAAGACGGTCGTCGCGCAGGTCGCCGGGTCCTTCGTCAAGATCGTCGCCCCGGCGGCGGTCGGCGGGGTGGCACTCAACACCCGCTTCCTGCAACGCTCGGGCGTACGCCCAGGGCTCGCCGTGGCCAGCGTCGGCGCCTCACAGCTGTTCGGTCTCGGCGCGCACATCCTGCTGCTGCTCGCGTTCGGCTATCTCACCGGTACGGAGAAGACGACCTCGCTCACGCCGTCGAGGACGGTCATCGCCGGGCTGCTGACCGTCGCCGTGCTGGTGCTGGTCGTCACCGCCATCCCGTTCCTCAGGAAGTTCGTGGTGACCCGGCTGCGCTCGCTGTTCGCGGGCGTGGTGCCGCGCATGCTGGACGTGCTCCAGCGGCCGATGAAGCTCGTCACGGGCATCGGCGGGATGCTGCTGCTGACCGGTCTGTTCGTGATGTGCCTGGACGCGTCGATCCGGGCCTTCGACGACGGCAATCAGCAGCTGAGTTACGCGAGCCTCGCCGTGGTGTTCCTCGCCGGCAACGCGCTGGGGTCGGCGGCGCCGACGCCTGGCGGTGTGGGCGCCGTCGAGGGCGCGCTGACGATCGGTCTGATCGCGACGGGCGTTCCCAAGGAGGTCGCGGCGCCGGCGGTGCTGCTGTACCGGATGATGACCCTGTGGCTGCCGGTGCTGCCCGGGTGGATCTGCTTCAACCATCTGACGCGCAAGGGAGCTCTCTGA
- a CDS encoding alpha/beta hydrolase, giving the protein MPFFSASLAPARRRRRALTAATAVTVATLLAAAGCSDSGGGGSGQAGQNSQNDQDGQSRTGKGDKTAPPADLTSQKLDWKGCPTPSAAEGGGTAPSPLPGGTKWECATMAAPLNYAKPKGATIDLALIRAKSSDPDKRIGSLVFNFGGPGGSGVTGLPSFGKDYEKLRTRYDLVSFDPRGVGRSEPVECKNDKQLDAYYAGDMTPDDSAEEKSYVAGLKWYAGGCERDSGKELPYVGTVNAARDMDLMRQVLGDDKLNYFGISYGTELGGVYAHLFPKSVGHAVFDAVVDPTEGAEQGSLGQAEGFQLALTNFAKDCVSRGDACQLPGSTPKEIENFIVELQDRLDKKPINGLGSRRLTETQATNGIAQALYSKEFWPLLEQGLAEADGGSGALLLVLSDAMNGRNEKGQYSNIQAANAAVNCVDSKERFTLAQTKAKIPEFRQASPVFGEFLGWGLLGCSEWPVPGASDKTDVSAPGSAPILVIGNTGDPATPFAGAQAMAKALGKGVGVELVYEGQGHGSYNSGSKCVQNAVNGYLLDNKVPKNGTVCRQ; this is encoded by the coding sequence ATGCCCTTCTTCTCCGCTTCCCTCGCACCGGCCCGGCGCCGCCGCCGGGCGCTGACCGCTGCCACGGCCGTCACCGTCGCCACGCTGCTGGCCGCCGCCGGATGCTCCGACTCCGGCGGTGGCGGCAGCGGCCAGGCGGGGCAGAACAGCCAGAACGACCAGGACGGTCAGAGCAGGACCGGCAAGGGCGACAAGACCGCCCCGCCCGCGGACCTGACGTCCCAGAAACTGGACTGGAAGGGCTGCCCGACCCCGTCGGCGGCCGAGGGCGGCGGTACGGCTCCGTCGCCGCTGCCCGGCGGCACCAAGTGGGAGTGCGCCACCATGGCCGCGCCGCTCAACTACGCGAAGCCCAAGGGCGCCACCATCGATCTGGCCCTGATCCGGGCGAAGTCCAGCGACCCCGACAAGCGCATCGGCTCCCTCGTCTTCAACTTCGGCGGGCCCGGCGGCTCCGGTGTGACCGGACTGCCCTCCTTCGGCAAGGACTACGAGAAGCTGCGCACCCGCTACGACCTGGTCAGCTTCGACCCGCGCGGCGTCGGCCGCAGCGAGCCCGTCGAGTGCAAGAACGACAAGCAGCTCGACGCGTACTACGCGGGGGACATGACCCCGGACGACAGCGCCGAGGAGAAGTCGTACGTCGCCGGCCTCAAGTGGTACGCGGGCGGCTGCGAGCGCGACTCCGGCAAGGAACTCCCGTACGTCGGCACCGTCAACGCCGCACGCGACATGGACCTGATGCGCCAGGTCCTCGGGGACGACAAGCTCAACTACTTCGGCATCTCGTACGGCACCGAGCTGGGCGGCGTCTACGCGCATCTGTTCCCGAAGTCCGTGGGCCACGCCGTCTTCGACGCCGTCGTGGACCCGACCGAGGGCGCCGAACAGGGCTCGCTCGGCCAGGCCGAGGGCTTCCAGCTCGCCCTCACCAACTTCGCGAAGGACTGTGTGAGCCGGGGCGACGCGTGCCAGCTGCCGGGCAGCACCCCGAAGGAGATCGAGAACTTCATCGTGGAGCTTCAGGACCGGCTCGACAAGAAGCCGATCAACGGCCTGGGGAGCCGGCGGCTCACCGAGACCCAGGCCACCAACGGCATTGCCCAGGCGCTCTATTCGAAGGAGTTCTGGCCGCTGCTGGAACAGGGTCTGGCCGAGGCCGACGGCGGTAGCGGCGCGCTGCTGCTCGTCCTGTCGGACGCGATGAACGGCCGCAACGAGAAGGGCCAGTACAGCAACATCCAGGCGGCCAACGCCGCGGTCAACTGCGTGGACTCCAAGGAGCGCTTCACGCTCGCGCAGACGAAGGCGAAGATCCCCGAATTCCGTCAGGCGTCGCCGGTCTTCGGCGAGTTCCTCGGCTGGGGTCTGCTGGGCTGCTCCGAGTGGCCGGTGCCCGGCGCGTCGGACAAGACCGATGTCAGCGCGCCGGGTTCGGCCCCGATCCTGGTCATCGGCAACACCGGTGACCCGGCGACGCCGTTCGCGGGCGCGCAGGCGATGGCGAAGGCGCTCGGCAAGGGCGTCGGGGTCGAGCTGGTGTACGAGGGTCAGGGGCACGGCTCGTACAACAGCGGCAGCAAGTGCGTGCAGAACGCCGTCAACGGCTATCTGCTCGACAACAAGGTGCCGAAGAACGGGACGGTCTGCCGGCAGTGA
- the moeZ gene encoding adenylyltransferase/sulfurtransferase MoeZ, whose translation MSLPPLVEPAAELTVDEVRRYSRHLIIPDVGMDGQKRLKNAKVLVVGAGGLGSPALMYLAAAGVGTLGIVEFDEVDESNLQRQIIHSQADIGRSKAASARDSVLGINPLVKVVLHEERLESENVMEIFSQYDLIVDGTDNFATRYLVNDACVLLGKPYVWGSIYRFDGQASVFWSEHGPCYRCLYPEPPPPGMVPSCAEGGVLGVLCASIGSIQVNEAIKLLAGIGEPLVGRLMIYDALEMQYRQVKVRKDPDCAVCGENPTVTELIDYEAFCGVVSEEAQVAAAGSTITPKQLKEWIDDGENIELIDVREPNEFEIVSIPGARLVPKNEFLMGNALQDLPQDKKIVLNCKTGVRSAEVLAVLKSAGFADAVHVGGGVVGWVNQIEPEKPIY comes from the coding sequence GTGTCGCTGCCACCCCTGGTCGAGCCCGCTGCCGAGCTCACCGTCGACGAGGTCCGCAGGTACTCCCGTCATCTGATCATCCCGGACGTCGGGATGGACGGGCAGAAGCGGCTGAAGAACGCGAAGGTGCTCGTCGTGGGCGCCGGCGGGCTCGGCTCGCCCGCGCTCATGTATCTGGCCGCGGCCGGTGTCGGAACGCTCGGCATCGTGGAGTTCGACGAGGTCGACGAGTCGAATCTCCAGCGGCAGATCATCCACAGCCAGGCGGACATCGGCCGCTCGAAGGCCGCGTCCGCACGTGATTCCGTCCTCGGCATCAACCCTCTGGTGAAGGTCGTCCTTCACGAGGAGCGGCTGGAGTCCGAGAACGTCATGGAGATCTTCTCCCAGTACGACCTGATCGTGGACGGCACGGACAACTTCGCCACCCGCTATCTGGTCAACGACGCGTGTGTGCTGCTGGGCAAGCCGTACGTATGGGGCTCGATCTACCGCTTCGACGGTCAGGCGAGCGTCTTCTGGTCCGAGCACGGTCCCTGCTACCGCTGCCTCTACCCGGAGCCGCCGCCGCCCGGCATGGTGCCGAGCTGCGCCGAGGGCGGCGTCCTCGGCGTGCTGTGCGCGTCGATCGGGTCCATCCAGGTCAACGAGGCGATCAAGCTCCTCGCGGGCATCGGCGAGCCGCTGGTCGGCCGGCTGATGATCTACGACGCGCTGGAGATGCAGTACCGCCAGGTCAAGGTCCGCAAGGACCCGGACTGCGCGGTCTGCGGTGAGAACCCGACCGTCACCGAGCTCATCGACTACGAGGCCTTCTGCGGCGTCGTGTCCGAGGAGGCGCAGGTGGCGGCGGCCGGTTCGACGATCACTCCCAAGCAGCTCAAGGAGTGGATCGACGACGGCGAGAACATCGAGCTCATCGATGTGCGGGAGCCGAACGAGTTCGAGATCGTCTCCATCCCGGGCGCCAGGCTGGTCCCCAAGAACGAGTTCCTGATGGGGAACGCGCTCCAGGATCTGCCGCAGGACAAGAAGATCGTCTTGAACTGCAAGACGGGTGTCCGCAGTGCGGAAGTGCTGGCAGTGCTGAAGTCCGCGGGCTTCGCCGACGCCGTGCACGTCGGCGGCGGAGTGGTGGGCTGGGTCAACCAGATCGAGCCGGAGAAGCCGATCTACTGA
- a CDS encoding spherulation-specific family 4 protein → MSHLTTAGSSRSATGAAGLGFGVPGYAHPLLAQVEWAELTRPGTPLHWAVLNVAEGPGSMPDPHCLEAAGRLRNAGVRVLGHLDLAYGARSFGELITEAHDFHDWYRVDGFYLDRCPAQASYLPDVRLTAATLDTVAPGGHLVLGHGTHPYDGYADIADQLVTFRGPWTDYRWSQVPEWTADHPPERFAHLVYGVPRSHLDEAMRIARWQGAGTIFFTDRGDHDERTGQISPFAALPGYWDEIVSQIGPGVSE, encoded by the coding sequence ATGTCGCATCTGACGACCGCGGGCAGCAGCCGGTCGGCCACCGGCGCCGCCGGACTCGGCTTCGGCGTCCCCGGTTACGCGCATCCGCTGCTCGCCCAGGTCGAGTGGGCCGAACTGACCCGCCCGGGAACGCCGTTGCACTGGGCCGTGCTCAACGTCGCGGAGGGGCCAGGGAGTATGCCGGACCCGCACTGTCTGGAGGCCGCGGGCCGGCTCAGGAACGCGGGCGTGCGCGTGCTCGGGCATCTCGATCTCGCGTACGGTGCCCGGAGCTTCGGCGAACTCATCACCGAGGCGCACGACTTCCACGACTGGTACCGCGTCGACGGCTTCTATCTGGACCGGTGTCCGGCGCAAGCCTCGTACCTGCCCGACGTCAGGCTCACGGCGGCGACGCTGGACACGGTCGCGCCCGGCGGACATCTGGTCCTCGGCCACGGGACGCATCCGTACGACGGATACGCCGACATCGCCGACCAGTTGGTCACCTTCCGCGGACCGTGGACGGACTACCGCTGGTCACAGGTTCCCGAGTGGACGGCGGACCATCCGCCCGAGCGCTTCGCGCATCTCGTGTACGGGGTGCCCCGCAGCCATCTGGACGAGGCGATGCGGATCGCGCGCTGGCAGGGGGCGGGGACGATCTTCTTCACCGACCGCGGCGATCACGACGAGCGAACCGGACAGATCAGCCCATTCGCGGCTCTGCCCGGCTACTGGGACGAAATCGTCTCGCAGATCGGACCGGGTGTCTCGGAATGA